From Arachis stenosperma cultivar V10309 chromosome 2, arast.V10309.gnm1.PFL2, whole genome shotgun sequence, one genomic window encodes:
- the LOC130957729 gene encoding uncharacterized protein LOC130957729, whose protein sequence is MGNLMCKPLEKAVDLLLEASIRQIDYIINYEDYVEGLKELDGKLEQNELTVKQLVDAAENNAEEITPTTQDWRNRVAAKREESKEFHDDRTLRSKTSCFGGGCSSGALPFLWHRRQLGRKAKILAPAIKELNDETPDSANISYRQAPTFEDRNPSGDDYLKFESRKGTIEKVMEQLKDSTVRIVGLHGPSGVGKTSLVQQIAKQAKGRFDKVAMATVKKDPDIQKVQQDIADHLGLTFGDEGQKGRAALLRKRLKKENTLVILDDLWDELDLNEIGIPFDNDDVSSHMMRQERTEGEEQTTTRGCKIFITSRYKEVLRNKMNVKEKSVVLVPELDIEETLTLFKKVVGLSNENPKFKPETLHKYCAGLPMAVILVGKSLQNKSESEWEGELERLKNQQESNEVQKYMEKHVMMGYDLLASEELKSTFLMCAQMGHPSLIADLVKYCYGLGTLKDVHTLRDAHKTISESIQKLKDLGLLDSTSNDSFNMHDIIRDAALSMACKNQNVFILRNKTLDVWPHKKELESCTGIHLYKSQIVVELPEVLNSPQLKFFHIDTDDSSLEIPDRFFEKMEELRVLVLSGIHLPSLPSSIKCLLNLRMLCLENCTLGNLLIINKLKNLRILSLSGSRIEDWPTELEGLCRLQLLDISDCSISRLTRPLSLSSFTSLEELHIRNSLTKMEVEEEVNRSQTSVLSELKHLHQLNSIDVCIPSSEVLPADLFFHELNDYNIVIGDFETISIEDFKIPNKYEASRSLALQLERGMDIHSLKGVKLLFKGVVNLLLGELHGVQNAFYELNLNGFPDLKHLSIANNKGIEYIVNSMELSQPQDAFPSLEFLSLFNLKNIKNICCSPITNSSFSRLKTIKVQICPQLKNIFFFYIVKFLTSLETIDVSDCNSLQAVVGEEGAGSNKVVLYKLCSLTLQKLPSFVSFYEIDDREILPAEDEKSLFEENVEIPKLEILKLFSIKIHRIWNNWPSNDWFQNLIKLTLDDCCNLTYLCSLSVARCLNKLKSISIDSCPLMEKLFIIGGNKNECSKVCIFPKLEEIELCQMEMLQKIWPGEDEVSADSFPSLVSVKINCCNKLDKIFPDHTKCWYLHLKSLKVYWCKSVEFIFESRHPPQQNDTKSALLELIDLRYLPYLKQVWSVDPKGVVNFTNLQSIKISDCNTLRNVLPASIAKDLGKLESFSITSSHELEEIIAWDTGSETSNEPPLKFPEVVSMSFSKLPSIRSFYKGRHIVECPKLKLLTVTACPNLEIFRTQSANEEGKAFLSAEKVIFKLEHLHIDSRNVRWLVSNRGKYRLNSLTHLHLEEWASIEETLYCFLHTIPNLQILELSISWGIREFVPSGNTGPQQRLGTVLLLKELILNTSNVEDIGFERDPALQRSLHRLVLTDCRTLRRLAHSSVSFTHLTYLRVYSCHELKTLMACSTAKSLVQLTTLKVDYCNQLNEIVTKDEQGNDEDIKIVFAKLITIQLEQLSNLTSFCSIANCEFSVPLLEKLILRDCPKMKTFTANRIRAPRLQCVLASESSDEEGKGYWEGDLNATIQMVFADKVHLELSNHPELKQVWCDKTLVQVNRFQNVKSLVLKRCGYLVHVIPSHLLHCFKSLEDLQVSDCHGVQVIFNMDDISNKQVTKAMGMSGLKKLSLENLPNLKHVWDKDPKGTFHLQALQDFSIDRCDSLEYVFPSSITKGLAMNDLSIKNCEQLVKIFSEDKTTSELEDTISIVFGSLTSLCLTGVPLLKYFYPGLHKLQFQKLKILYIQACKWMIFNCEEAEAYIDQQVIVPPLEQVNLLFQSLEKLSFDVRGAKLTWEVKSGKLGFEESEEERVEEVLFEEKPKADYVEFLSHLPLKGLSMSSLLRLKSIGFDHSWIHPILDNIQTLEVNVCFYIKNYLVLSKVSFSSLTKLIVNYCNALLYLFTSSTAKSLSQLKHMEISNCGSMREIICKEDDESNENIIFEQLQVLHLRDLPMLRWFYSGKRTLCFPSLQQLFMFGKLSTMATFCPHIQIDLDSVKLSSGQNYWNPYEVPWEDDVDTTIRKINNKKIGLRESLYFQDMWRGSLPVPEAYFGNLESLVVHQCEFLSEVIPLHLLPFLNNMRKLEVQKCNSVKTIFDVKCITKDKTLPPIKFSLKELVLEKLPNLDSIWNEDPNGILDLQVVQEVRVDTCKSLTSLFPKSVAKDLVSLENLELKHCESLVEIIAGIEATPEGAISDFIKFPCLTSLTLLDLPSFNCFYCSLHCVLLKSLNGHDPQIEDQVKEVTPKLINLSFGEKEAKMIGHEECEESHFCNINVPDMQSFDIKLVCDELPYTFLQKVSCIESLEVSDSSIKEIFCPERSNLNYAKFLSDLKKLELAFLSELVSIGFEHYWIRESSILKTLTHLTVSKCDSLIYLFTSTTAKSLTQLKEIEISQCESIQEIVSNEGEESIHDEIVFEQLQKLKFYRSKNLRRFYNGGFTLSLPSLEELRVIECKRMETFCEGTINTNKLSAVLFKYGDATPLEVDLNSAFRNTYKTEVAKFVREVKDLELKEHPWIHEIWNDPSRVPSLCFIRLKILIVEKCEFTSIVIPSHILGLLCKLEELVVRQCDSVKAIFEVTNEAKDTKVLSLKKLTIEDLPNLEHVWDSNPIQLQSFQEVYVHRCNSLQRLFPISVAKNLNKLEKLEVTECDRLVEIVAKDKAAVEGAPKEFAFRSLTSIKLWSLPELKCFYPSPHKLECPKLEEVHLFHCDQLKESQRFQRSQAENQAIFFPKKVIPNLKFLALSKEEIMMMWHEQLHVNDLSKLEALQLQCFHDDSDTFPYEVLQQLPNIENLAVSCSSFKGIFWSKSPNMDGVEGILPRLKCLQLIKLSKLNTIGLEHSWMVIISKNLEKLLIGQCHSLKSIIPSKVSFSSLIELKISECNGLVSLFTPSTSRTLYQLKHMSVKDCESLEEIVSEESSENVEEEIIVFSELKTLSLGSLPKLGRFYNGNIALKFPSLEKFSLISCQKMESFCAGAAIVNRRTEVEFMKNKKTVLFEVDLNCAVRKAFEGTFY, encoded by the exons ATGGGAAACCTTATGTGTAAACCGTTAGAGAAAGCTGTTGACTTACTCCTGGAAGCGAGTATTCGACAAATTGATTATATTATCAATTACGAAGATTATGTTGAGGGTCTAAAAGAACTCGACGGGAAACTTGAGCAGAATGAGCTAACAGTGAAGCAACTAGTTGATGCTGCAGAAAACAATGCAGAAGAAATCACACCTACTACTCAAGATTGGCGTAACAGGGTGGCGgcaaagagagaagaaagtaAGGAGTTTCACGATGACAGAACCCTCAGGTCCAAGACAAGCTGCTTTGGCGGGGGATGCTCTAGCGGGGCTCTCCCTTTTTTGTGGCACAGGCGTCAACTTGGCAGGAAAGCAAAGATATTGGCACCGGCAATCAAAGAGCTTAATGATGAAACTCCTGACAGTGCAAATATTTCTTATCGACAAGCTCCCACGTTTGAGGATAGGAATCCATCTGGTGATGACTACCTCAAATTTGAATCAAGGAAAGGTACGATTGAGAAGGTCATGGAGCAGTTAAAAGATTCAACGGTGAGAATTGTTGGACTACATGGACCTAGTGGAGTGGGCAAGACCTCTCTGGTCCAACAAATTGCAAAGCAAGCCAAGGGCAGGTTCGACAAGGTGGCCATGGCAACTGTGAAAAAAGATCCAGACATTCAAAAGGTTCAACAAGATATTGCCGACCATTTAGGATTAACTTTTGGAGATGAAGGTCAGAAGGGGAGAGCAGCACTTTTGAGaaagaggctgaaaaaggagaATACCCTTGTGATCCTGGATGACCTTTGGGATGAATTGGACTTGAATGAGATTGGGATTCCATTTGATAATGATGATGTTTCAAGCCACATGATGCGCCAAGAAAGAACGGAGGGGGAAGAGCAAACGACAACCAGGGGATGTAAAATTTTCATCACTTCAAGATATAAAGAGGTGTTGCGCAATAAAATGAATGTTAAAGAAAAATCAGTTGTTCTTGTCCCCGAGTTAGACATTGAAGAAACTTTGACATTATTCAAGAAGGTGGTTGGATTGTCAAATGAAAATCCCAAGTTCAAGCCAGAAACTCTTCACAAGTACTGTGCAGGATTACCAATGGCAGTTATTCTAGTCGGAAAGTCGTTACAGAACAAGAGCGAGTCAGAGTGGGAAGGCGAACTAGAAAGACTTAAAAACCAACAAGAATCGAATGAAGTGCAAAAGTACATGGAGAAACATGTAATGATGGGCTATGATCTTCTAGCAAGTGAGGAGCTCAAGTCCACTTTCCTAATGTGTGCTCAAATGGGTCATCCATCATTAATTGCTGACTTGGTGAAGTACTGCTATGGTTTGGGCACACTTAAAGATGTCCATACACTGAGGGATGCCCACAAGACCATATCTGAGTCAATCCAGAAGCTAAAAGATTTAGGCTTGTTGGATAGTACTTCCAACGACAGTTTCAATATGCATGATATAATTCGAGATGCTGCTCTGTCTATGGCGTGCAAGAATCAGAACGTATTTATCCTGAGAAATAAAACGTTGGATGTCTGGCCTCAcaagaaagaacttgagagctGCACTGGAATTCATCTATACAAGAGTCAAATCGTGGTTGAACTCCCAGAAGTCTTGAACTCTCCTCAACTCAAATTCTTCCATATTGATACTGATGATTCAAGTTTGGAAATACCAGACAGgttttttgaaaaaatggaAGAACTCAGAGTACTAGTATTATCTGGGATTCATCTACCAAGTCTACCGTCTTCAATTAAATGCTTATTGAACCTCAGAATGCTTTGTTTGGAGAACTGCACTCTTGGTAACTTGTTgattataaataaattgaaaaatttaagAATTCTTAGCCTTTCAGGATCTAGAATTGAAGATTGGCCAACAGAGTTAGAAGGCTTATGCAGATTACAGTTGCTAGACATTAGCGATTGTTCAATAAGCAGATTGACTCGACCTCTTTCTTTATCGAGTTTCACTAGTTTGGAGGAACTGCATATAAGAAACAGCTTAACAAAAATGGAGGTGGAGGAAGAAGTAAATCGTAGTCAAACTTCAGTTCTTTCCGAACTGAAACATTTGCATCAATTGAATTCTATAGATGTTTGCATCCCTAGTTCTGAAGTTTTACCAGCAGACTTGTTCTTTCACGAGTTGAATGACTACAATATTGTGATTGGAGACTTTGAGACAATTTCAATTGAGGATTTTAAGATACCTAATAAATATGAAGCTTCAAGGTCTTTGGCATTGCAGCTAGAGCGTGGCATGGATATTCACTCCCTAAAAGGAGTGAAATTGCTATTCAAAGGAGTGGTGAATTTGCTGTTGGGAGAACTACATGGAGTTCAAAATGCATTTTATGAACTAAATCTCAATGGATTTCCAGATCTGAAGCACTTGTCAATCGCTAATAACAAGGGCATTGAGTATATTGTGAACTCAATGGAGCTGTCACAACCCCAGGATGCTTTTCCTAGTTTAGAGTTCCTTAGCCTGTTCAACCTAAAGAACATAAAGAACATATGTTGCAGTCCTATTACAAATTCCTCATTCTCTAGACTAAAGACAATCAAAGTGCAAATATGCCCCCAATTGAagaacatattcttcttttacATTGTTAAATTTCTTACTAGTCTAGAAACAATTGACGTCTCTGACTGCAATTCTCTACAAGCAGTTGTTGGTGAGGAAGGAGCAGGATCCAACAAAGTTGTGCTTTATAAGTTATGCTCTTTGACGTTACAGAAGTTACCATCATTTGTCAGTTTTTACGAGATCGATGACAGGGAAATCCTCCCAGCAGAAGATGAGAAGAGTCTCTTTGAAGAAAAT GTAGAAATTCCAAAGTTAGAGATCTTGAAGTTGTTCTCAATCAAGATCCATCGGATATGGAACAATTGGCCTTCAAATGATTGGTTTCAAAACTTAATAAAACTAACTTTGGACGACTGTTGTAACTTGACATATTTATGCTCATTGTCTGTGGCTCGTTGTCTGAATAAACTGAAAAGCATCTCCATAGATAGTTGTCCACTGATGGAGAAGTTATTCATCATCGGAGGAAATAAGAATGAGTGTTCAAAG gtttgtatctttcctaagTTGGAGGAAATCGAATTGTGTCAAATGGAGATGTTACAGAAAATATGGCCAGGTGAAGACGAAGTCAGTGCAGATTCATTTCCTAGTCTCGTTTCTGTCAAAATTAACTGTTGCAATAAGCTTGACAAGATTTTTCCTGATCACACGAAATGCTGGTATTTGCATTTAAAAAGCTTAAAGGTTTATTGGTGTAAGTCGGTGGAATTCATTttcgaaagtagacatcctcCGCAACAAAATGACACAAAATCTGCATTATTGGAGCTCATTGATTTGCGTTATCTCCCATATCTAAAGCAAGTGTGGAGTGTAGATCCAAAAGGAGTGGTTAACTTCACAAATTTGCAGAGCATAAAGATTTCTGATTGTAACACATTGAGAAATGTGTTGCCAGCTTCTATAGCCAAGGATCTTGGAAAACTAGAAAGCTTTTCGATAACCTCAAGTCATGAATTGGAGGAAATCATTGCTTGGGATACAGGATCAGAAACAAGCAATGAACCACCATTGAAGTTTCCAGAAGTAGTGTCCATGTCATTTAGTAAGTTACCAAGCATCCGAAGTTTCTACAAAGGGAGACATATTGTAGAGTGTCCAAAATTGAAGCTACTGACAGTGACTGCCTGTCCAAATCTGGAAATATTCAGAACACAAAGTGCCAATGAAGAAGGAAAAGCATTCTTATCGGCTGAAAAG GTAATTTTCAAGTTGGAGCATCTTCATATCGACTCAAGAAACGTGCGGTGGTTAGTGAGCAACAGAGGCAAGTACCGCTTGAACTCTTTGACACACCTTCACTTGGAGGAATGGGCGAGCATTGAAGAGACTTTATACTGCTTCCTCCACACCATTCCTAATCTTCAAATTTTGGAATTGAGTATTTCTTGGGGGATTCGAGAGTTCGTGCCAAGTGGAAACACCGGTCCACAGCAAAGGTTGGGAACAGTATTACTGCTTAAGGAATTGATTTTGAACACTTCAAATGTGGAGGATATTGGATTTGAAAGAGATCCTGCTCTTCAGAGATCACTGCACCGCTTGGTCTTAACGGATTGTCGCACATTGAGGAGGTTGGCACATTCTTCGGTGTCCTTCACTCACTTGACATACTTGCGAGTATATTCTTGTCATGAATTGAAAACTCTAATGGCATGTTCAACGGCAAAGAGCTTGGTTCAACTCACCACCTTGAAGGTAGACTATTGTAATCAATTAAATGAAATAGTTACCAAGGATGAGCAGGGAAATGACGAGGACATTAAAATTGTCTTTGCCAAGTTGATAACTATACAACTTGAACAACTCAGCAACCTTACAAGTTTCTGTAGCATCGCAAATTGTGAGTTTTCGGTGCCGTTGTTGGAAAAATTGATTCTCAGAGATTGCCCCAAGATGAAAACGTTCACTGCAAACCGCATAAGAGCACCCAGGCTACAATGTGTACTTGCCAGTGAAAGTTCTGACGAGGAAGGAAAAGGGTATTGGGAAGGTGACTTGAATGCCACCATTCAAATGGTGTTTGCAGATAAG gttcatttggagctttccaaTCATCCGGAGTTAAAACAAGTATGGTGTGACAAAACCTTGGTGCAAGTGAACAGGTTTCAGAATGTAAAATCTTTGGTTCTGAAGAGATGTGGTTATCTTGTGCATGTAATTCCATCTCATTTGCTTCATTGCTTTAAGAGTTTGGAAGATCTGCAAGTATCCGATTGCCATGGAGTGCAAGTTATCTTTAATATGGATGACATTAGCAATAAGCAAGTGACAAAAGCAATGGGCATGTCTGGTTTGAAAAAATTGTCATTAGAGAATCTACCAAATTTGAAACATGTGTGGGATAAAGATCCCAAAGGAACTTTTCACCTTCAAGCTCTGCAAGATTTCAGCATTGATAGATGTGATAGTCTTGAATATGTGTTTCCATCATCTATAACTAAAGGTCTTGCCATGAACGATCTTTCAATAAAAAACTGTGAGCAGTTGGTAAAAATCTtttcagaggataaaacaaCCTCAGAATTAGAAGACACCATATCGATTGTGTTTGGTTCTCTGACTTCCCTGTGCCTAACAGGAGTGCCACTGCTCAAATACTTTTACCCGGGACTACACAAGCTTCAATTTCAAAAgctaaaaatattatatatacaagCTTGTAAATGGATGATATTCAATTGTGAAGAGGCAGAGGCTTACATAGACCAGCAAGTTATAGTTCCACCACTTGAACAG GTTAATCTCCTATTTCAGAGCTTGGAGAAATTATCATTTGATGTAAGAGGCGCCAAGTTGACTTGGGAAGTAAAGTCTGGAAAACTTGGATTTGAAGAGTCAGAAGAAGAAAGGGTTGAAGAGGTGCTATTTGAGGAAAAACCTAAGGCTGATTACGTTGAATTCCTATCGCATCTCCCTCTCAAAGGGTTAAGCATGTCTTCTCTTTTGAGACTCAAGTCCATTGGTTTTGATCACTCTTGGATACACCCCATCCTTGATAATATCCAAACATTGGAAGTGAATGTATGTTTTTATATAAAGAACTACTTAGTACTAAGCAAGGTGTCTTTCTCTAGTCTGACGAAATTGATTGTAAATTATTGCAATGCTTTGTTGTATCTGTTCACATCATCAACAGCAAAAAGTTTGAGTCAACTCAAGCATATGGAGATAAGCAATTGTGGATCAATGCGAGAGATAATATGCAAAGAGGATGATGAATCTAATGAGAACATAATATTTGAGCAGCTCCAGGTTCTGCATCTTAGAGACCTGCCAATGCTGAGATGGTTTTACTCAGGCAAACGTACTTTGTGTTTTCCATCATTGCAACAGTTATTCATGTTTGGTAAACTCTCGACGATGGCAACATTTTGTCCCCACATCCAGATAGATCTAGATTCAGTCAAGCTGAGCTCAGGACAAAACTACTGGAATCCATATGAAGTTCCATGGGAAGATGATGTTGATACCACTATTCGCAAAATCAATAACAAAAAA ATTGGTCTCAGAGAAAGCCTGTATTTTCAAGACATGTGGCGTGGCTCATTGCCAGTCCCTGAAGCATACTTCGGTAATTTGGAGTCCCTGGTTGTGCATCAATGTGAATTTTTATCCGAAGTAATACCTCTTCATTTGCTTCCTTTTTTAAATAACATGCGAAAATTGGAAGTTCAAAAATGTAATTCTGTAAAAACTATATTTGATGTGAAATGCATAACAAAAGACAAGACACTCCCGCCAATTAAATTTTCACTGAAGGAGTTGGTATTAGAAAAGCTGCCGAATTTGGATAGCATTTGGAATGAAGATCCTAATGGCATACTCGACCTTCAAGTTGTACAAGAAGTGCGTGTTGATACATGTAAAAGCCTTACAAGTTTGTTCCCAAAATCAGTAGCCAAGGATCTTGTCAGTCTTGAAAATCTAGAGTTGAAACATTGTGAGAGCTTGGTGGAAATCATTGCAGGAATTGAAGCAACACCAGAAGGAGCAATTTCAGACTTTATTAAGTTCCCTTGTTTGACTTCATTGACACTCTTGGATTTGCCAAGCTTCAATTGTTTTTACTGTTCATTGCATTGTGTCTTGTTGAAGTCACTGAATGGCCATGATCCACAAATTGAGGACCAAGTCAAAGAG GTTACTCCTAAGTTGATCAACTTGTCTTTTGGTGAAAAAGAAGCGAAGATGATTGGACATGAAGAATGTGAGGAAAGCCATTTCTGCAACATAAATGTTCCTGACATGCAGAGCTTTGATATTAAGCTTGTGTGTGATGAACTTCCATATACATTTCTTCAAAAGGTGTCATGTATAGAGAGTCTCGAAGTGAGTGATAGTTCCATAAAGGAGATATTCTGCCCGGAAAGATCTAATTTGAATTATGCTAAATTCCTATCAGACCTGAAGAAATTGGAGTTGGCTTTTCTTTCTGAACTAGTTTCTATAGGGTTTGAACACTATTGGATACGAGAATCATCCATCCTCAAAACTCTCACACATTTGACTGTATCTAAATGTGATAGTTTGATATATTTGTTCACATCTACAACAGCTAAAAGTTTAACTCAACTCAAAGAGATCGAGATATCTCAATGTGAATCTATCCAAGAGATTGTGTCTAATGAAGGAGAAGAATCAATTCATGATGAGATAGTTTTTGAACAGctacaaaaactaaaattttatcGTTCGAAAAACCTTAGAAGATTTTATAATGGAGGTTTTACCTTAAGCTTGCCATCATTGGAGGAATTGAGAGTAATTGAGTGCAAAAGGATGGAAACTTTCTGTGAAGGTACTATCAATACTAACAAGTTGTCAGCAGTCCTTTTTAAATATGGAGATGCAACCCCATTGGAAGTTGATCTCAATTCTGCCTTTCGTAACACTTACAAGACAGAG GTTGCAAAATTTGTAAGGGAAGTTAAGGATTTGGAGCTCAAGGAACACCCCTGGATACATGAAATATGGAATGATCCATCTAGAGTCCCATCTCTCTGCTTCATCAGATTGAAGATTTTGATCGTAGAAAAATGTGAATTCACATCTATTGTAATACCTTCTCATATACTCGGTCTGCTATGCAAATTAGAAGAGTTGGTAGTGCGACAATGTGATTCCGTAAAAGCAATATTTGAAGTGACAAATGAAGCAAAAGACACAAAGGTCCTCTCCTTGAAGAAATTGACTATTGAGGACTTGCCAAATCTTGAACATGTTTGGGATTCAAATCCTATACAGCTTCAGAGCTTTCAAGAAGTGTACGTTCATAGATGCAACAGCCTTCAAAGGTTGTTTCCAATCTCTGTAGCCAAAAATCTAAATAAACTTGAGAAACTGGAAGTAACAGAGTGTGACAGATTGGTGGAAATTGTTGCAAAGGATAAAGCAGCTGTTGAAGGTGCTCCTAAAGAGTTTGCATTCCGAAGCTTGACCTCCATAAAACTATGGTCTTTGCCAGAATTGAAATGTTTTTATCCTTCACCGCACAAGCTAGAATGTCCCAAGCTAGAGGAAGTGCACTTATTCCACTGTGACCAGTTGAAAGAGTCTCAGAGATTTCAACGTTCACAAGCAGAGAATCAAGCCATTTTCTTTCCAAAAAAG GTAATTCCAAACTTAAAGTTTCTAGCACTGAGCAAGGAGGAGATCATGATGATGTGGCATGAGCAGCTTCATGTGAATGACCTTTCAAAATTAGAAGCTCTTCAGTTGCAATGTTTTCATGACGATTCAGATACTTTTCCATATGAAGTACTCCAACAGCTTCCCAACATAGAAAATCTTGCTGTCAGTTGTAGCTCTTTCAAAGGGATATTCTGGTCTAAGAGTCCCAACATGGATGGTGTTGAAGGAATTCTTCCTCGTTTAAAATGTTTGCAATTGATTAAGCTGTCTAAACTGAACACCATTGGGTTAGAGCATTCATGGATGGTTATCATTTCTAAAAATCTTGAGAAGTTACTAATAGGCCAGTGTCATTCTTTGAAGAGCATAATACCAAGCAAGGTATCGTTCTCCAGTCTAATAGAATTAAAAATATCAGAATGCAATGGTCTTGTGAGTTTGTTCACACCTTCAACAAGCAGAACTCTGTATCAGCTGAAGCACATGTCAGTAAAAGATTGTGAATCATTAGAAGAGATAGTGTCAGAAGAGTCATCAGAAAATGTTGAAGAGGAGATAATAGTATTTTCTGAACTGAAAACTCTGTCCCTTGGCTCTCTACCAAAGCTTGGAAGGTTTTACAATGGCAACATTGCCTTAAAATTCCCATCATTGGAAAAATTCTCACTAATCAGTTGCCAAAAGATGGAAAGCTTTTGTGCAGGTGCTGCCATTGTCAACAGGCGGACAGAAGTTGAATTTATGAAGAATAAAAAAACAGTTTTATTCGAAGTTGATCTTAACTGTGCTGTACGGAAGGCATTTGAAGGGACG